Proteins from one Camelina sativa cultivar DH55 chromosome 8, Cs, whole genome shotgun sequence genomic window:
- the LOC104708037 gene encoding flowering-promoting factor 1-like protein 2 yields MSGVWVFNNGVIRLVENPNQSGGVATHQTHGRRNVLVYLPTGEVVSSYSSLEQILRSLGWERYFNGDSDLIQYHKRSTIDLISLPRDFSKFNSVYMYDIVIKNPNSFHVRDFN; encoded by the coding sequence ATGTCAGGCGTTTGGGTGTTCAATAATGGAGTGATACGTCTAGTGGAGAACCCAAACCAGTCCGGTGGGGTTGCCACTCATCAGACGCACGGCCGGAGAAATGTCTTGGTTTACTTGCCGACCGGTGAAGTCGTCTCGTCTTACTCGTCGCTCGAACAAATCCTAAGGAGTCTCGGGTGGGAAAGATACTTCAACGGAGACTCCGATCTCATCCAGTACCACAAACGCTCAACCATCGACCTCATCTCCTTACCAAGAGACTTCTCCAAGTTCAACTCCGTTTACATGTACGACATCGTcatcaagaaccctaattccTTCCACGTCCGTGATTTCAATTGA
- the LOC104708038 gene encoding putative RNA methyltransferase At5g10620 — protein MAISVMTNAHLNQTYASASHEKGRTCRYAGQAVRALPIRVITVGKKRSEGVRLLVDEYKTKIKPYCSFEDSLVRSNPRNAQDVRAHVEDEELAMMKLIGSDDWVVVLDERGRDIDSEQMAELLGDAGNSGASRISFCIGGAYGHGREVRKRANVTIRLSSMVLNHQIALVVLMEQLYRAWTILKGQNYHH, from the exons ATGGCCATCTCTGTCATGACCAATGCTCACCTGAATCAGACATATGCATCTGCTTCCCATGAAAAAG GAAGAACGTGTAGATACGCGGGTCAAGCAGTg AGGGCTCTGCCTATACGTGTGATAACAGTGGGGAAAAAGAGATCAGAAGGTGTTCGACTCTTGGTCGATGAATACAAAACCAAGATTAAACCTTATTGCTCCTTTGAAGATTCATTGGTTCGCTCCAATCCTAGAAATGCTCA GGATGTTAGAGCTCATGTTGAGGATGAGGAGTTGGCTATGATGAAGCTTATTGGGTCTGATGATTgg GTTGTGGTGCTTGATGAGAGAGGCCGTGACATTGATTCAGAGCAGATGGCTGAGTTACTTGGGGATGCAGGAAATAGT GGAGCTTCGAGGATATCGTTTTGTATAGGTGGAGCTTATGGACATGGCAGAGAAGTGAGGAAGCGAGCTAATGTGACCATTAGACTGTCTTCCATGGTCCTGAATCATCAGATAGCTCTTGTGGTACTGATGGAACAGCTTTACAG GGCATGGACTATTCTCAAGGGGCAAAATTACCATCATTGA
- the LOC109126044 gene encoding uncharacterized protein LOC109126044, with translation MDWCYLHVYYPYTIGLGVGIIYRWRKHVPGLHKFPYAFTLIKSVIQVAVLLLFTFLDKYLKDHNGAVVAIVLVAIHIHLISFFFAFSLGEDCDIFSASFAASFTLLYALAKKDYRLILCLTAAAIVLLWIKNLLLLPPEIKKMEELMDDEVRNMIEDLQTQTTKGGVKS, from the exons ATGGACTGGTGTTATTTGCATGTGTACTACCCATACACGATTGGTCTTGGTGTTGGCATCATCTACAGATGGAGGAAGCACGTGCCGGGGTTGCACAAGTTTCCTTACGCGTTTACATTGATAAAGTCCGTGATTCAAGTCGCCGTGTTACTCCTGTTCACCTTCCTTGATAAGTATCTCAAGGATCATAATGGGGCTGTCGTTGCCATCGTCCTTGTGGCGATCCATATCCatctaatttccttttttttcgcCTTTTCTCTGGGGGAGGACTGTGATATCTTCAGCGCCTCTTTTGCAGCATCCTTCACGCTCCTTTACGCGTTGGCGAAAAAAGATTACAGACTCATCTTATGCCTTACCGCCGCCGCCATTGTTCTCCTCTGGATTAAAAATCTGCTGTTGTTACCGCCG GAAATCAAGAAGATGGAGGAGTTGATGGATGACGAAGTACGAAATATGATTGAGGATTTACAGACGCAAACTACTAAAGGCGGAGTCAAATCTTAA